The following are encoded together in the Populus trichocarpa isolate Nisqually-1 chromosome 5, P.trichocarpa_v4.1, whole genome shotgun sequence genome:
- the LOC18099301 gene encoding splicing factor U2af large subunit B isoform X3, whose translation MHEFQHGSRDYERESSKGREKERSRDSDRDRDRDRDRDRDRDRDRDRDRDRDRDREKSRGRDRERDRDKDSDHHRDRHRDRSERRDRGRDRDDDDYYRSRDYDRRRDYDRDSEDRHRRLSRSRSKGRSEHRSRSRSRSRSKSKRMSGFDMAPPSSAILPNAAAAAAASGQIAGTTPPIPGMFPNMFPLGTSQQFGALPVMPVQAMTQQATRHARRVYVGGLPPTANEQSVATFFSQVMAAIGGNTAGPGDAVVNVYINHEKKFAFVEMRSVEEASNAMALDGIIFEGAPVKVRRPSDYNPSLAATLGPSQPNPNLNLSAVGLAPGSAGGLEGPDRIFVGGLPYYFTESQIRELLESFGPLRGFDLVKDRETGNSKGYAFCVYQDLSVTDIACAALNGIKMGDKTLTVRRANQGTNQPKPEQENVLLHAQQQIALQRLMLQPQQQPVPTKVVCLTQVVTGDELKDDDEYEDILEDMRTEAGKFGQLVNVVIPRPRPNGENAPGVGKVFLEYADTEGSSKARAGMNGRKFDGNQVVAVFYPENKFSQGEYDD comes from the exons ATGCATGAATTTCAGCATGGGTCTCGTGACTACGAGAGGGAGTCTTCAAAAGGCagggagaaagagagaagcAGAGATAGTGACAGGGACAGGGACAGGGACAGGGACAGGGACAGGGACAGGGACAGGGACAGGGACAGGGACAGGGACAGGGACAGGGATAGGGAGAAAAGCAGGGGCAGGGATAGGGAAAGGGACCGAGACAAGGATAGTGATCATCATCGTGATCGACATAGAGATCGCAGTGAAAGAAGGGATCGGGGCCGAGATAGGGATGATGATGATTACTACCGAAGCCGAGATTATGACAG GCGGAGAGATTATGATAGAGACAGTGAAGACAGACATAGACGCTTGTCACGATCTCGTTCAAAAGGTAGATCTGAGCACAGATCAAGGTCACGCTCACGATCACGCTCTAAGAG CAAAAGGATGAGCGGTTTTGATATGGCTCCTCCTTCTTCTGCAATATTGCCTAATGCTGCCGCTGCTGCTGCCGCTTCAG GCCAGATTGCTGGGACCACTCCTCCCATTCCTGGAATGTTTCCCAACATGTTTCCATTAGGGACTAGTCAG CAGTTTGGTGCTCTCCCTGTTATGCCAGTTCAGGCTATGACTCAACAG GCTACTAGGCATGCTCGGCGGGTCTATGTTGGAGGGCTTCCACCTACAGCCAATGAACAG TCTGTGGCTACCTTTTTTAGCCAGGTTATGGCTGCAATTGGAGGGAACACTGCAGGCCCAG GGGATGCTGTTGTTAATGTTTAtataaaccatgaaaagaagtTTGCATTTGTGGAGATGAGATCTGTTGAGGAGGCCAGTAATGCAATGGCTTTGGATGGGATTATTTTTGAG GGAGCACCTGTTAAGGTGAGGAGACCTAGTGACTATAATCCATCTCTGGCTGCAACACTTGGTCCAAGCCAACCCAATCCCAATCTTAATCTATCTGCAGTGGGCCTTGCTCCGGGTTCGGCTGGTGGACTCGAGGGTCCAGACCGCATTTTTGTGGGTGGACTTCCGTATTACTTCACAGAATCACAGATCAGGGAGTTGTTGGAGTCTTTTGGACCCCTCCGTGGTTTTGATCTTGTAAAAGACAGAGAAACTGGGAACTCAAAAGGCTATGCATTTTGTGTTTATCAAGATCTTTCAGTTACAGACATAGCTTGTGCTGCTCTGAATGGCATTAAAATGGGTGATAAAACTCTCACTGTTAGGCGTGCCAACCAGGGCACCAACCAACCAAAACCTGAGCAAGAGAATGTGCTATTGCATGCCCAGCAGCAGATTGCATTGCAG AGGCTTATGTTACAGCCACAGCAACAGCCTGTGCCCACAAAAGTTGTATGCCTAACTCAAGTAGTTACTGGAGATGAGCTGAAGGATGATGACGAGTATGAAGACATTTTGGAAGACATGAGAACAGAAGCCGGGAAATTTG GTCAACTGGTTAATGTTGTGATCCCGCGCCCAAGACCAAACGGTGAAAATGCACCAGGAGTTGGGAAG GTGTTCTTGGAGTATGCAGACACTGAAGGTTCTTCAAAAGCTCGAGCGGGGATGAACGGGAGGAAATTTGACGGAAATCAAGTTGTGGCTGTCTTTTATCCAGAGAACAAGTTCTCCCAGGGAGAATATGATGACTAA
- the LOC18099301 gene encoding splicing factor U2af large subunit A isoform X2 — protein sequence MTDYEAERYEGNGGAVFENNSYGADSSPPPRGGDDHSDSKSQHGSRDYERESSKGREKERSRDSDRDRDRDRDRDRDRDRDRDRDRDRDRDREKSRGRDRERDRDKDSDHHRDRHRDRSERRDRGRDRDDDDYYRSRDYDRRRDYDRDSEDRHRRLSRSRSKGRSEHRSRSRSRSRSKSKRMSGFDMAPPSSAILPNAAAAAAASGQIAGTTPPIPGMFPNMFPLGTSQFGALPVMPVQAMTQQATRHARRVYVGGLPPTANEQSVATFFSQVMAAIGGNTAGPGDAVVNVYINHEKKFAFVEMRSVEEASNAMALDGIIFEGAPVKVRRPSDYNPSLAATLGPSQPNPNLNLSAVGLAPGSAGGLEGPDRIFVGGLPYYFTESQIRELLESFGPLRGFDLVKDRETGNSKGYAFCVYQDLSVTDIACAALNGIKMGDKTLTVRRANQGTNQPKPEQENVLLHAQQQIALQRLMLQPQQQPVPTKVVCLTQVVTGDELKDDDEYEDILEDMRTEAGKFGQLVNVVIPRPRPNGENAPGVGKVFLEYADTEGSSKARAGMNGRKFDGNQVVAVFYPENKFSQGEYDD from the exons ATGACTGATTACGAAGCTGAGAGATACGAAGGTAACGGCGGTGCTGTTTTCGAAAACAACAGCTACGGTGCCGATTCCTCTCCTCCGCCACGCGGCGGCGATGATCACAGCGATTCCAAGTCTCAG CATGGGTCTCGTGACTACGAGAGGGAGTCTTCAAAAGGCagggagaaagagagaagcAGAGATAGTGACAGGGACAGGGACAGGGACAGGGACAGGGACAGGGACAGGGACAGGGACAGGGACAGGGACAGGGACAGGGACAGGGATAGGGAGAAAAGCAGGGGCAGGGATAGGGAAAGGGACCGAGACAAGGATAGTGATCATCATCGTGATCGACATAGAGATCGCAGTGAAAGAAGGGATCGGGGCCGAGATAGGGATGATGATGATTACTACCGAAGCCGAGATTATGACAG GCGGAGAGATTATGATAGAGACAGTGAAGACAGACATAGACGCTTGTCACGATCTCGTTCAAAAGGTAGATCTGAGCACAGATCAAGGTCACGCTCACGATCACGCTCTAAGAG CAAAAGGATGAGCGGTTTTGATATGGCTCCTCCTTCTTCTGCAATATTGCCTAATGCTGCCGCTGCTGCTGCCGCTTCAG GCCAGATTGCTGGGACCACTCCTCCCATTCCTGGAATGTTTCCCAACATGTTTCCATTAGGGACTAGTCAG TTTGGTGCTCTCCCTGTTATGCCAGTTCAGGCTATGACTCAACAG GCTACTAGGCATGCTCGGCGGGTCTATGTTGGAGGGCTTCCACCTACAGCCAATGAACAG TCTGTGGCTACCTTTTTTAGCCAGGTTATGGCTGCAATTGGAGGGAACACTGCAGGCCCAG GGGATGCTGTTGTTAATGTTTAtataaaccatgaaaagaagtTTGCATTTGTGGAGATGAGATCTGTTGAGGAGGCCAGTAATGCAATGGCTTTGGATGGGATTATTTTTGAG GGAGCACCTGTTAAGGTGAGGAGACCTAGTGACTATAATCCATCTCTGGCTGCAACACTTGGTCCAAGCCAACCCAATCCCAATCTTAATCTATCTGCAGTGGGCCTTGCTCCGGGTTCGGCTGGTGGACTCGAGGGTCCAGACCGCATTTTTGTGGGTGGACTTCCGTATTACTTCACAGAATCACAGATCAGGGAGTTGTTGGAGTCTTTTGGACCCCTCCGTGGTTTTGATCTTGTAAAAGACAGAGAAACTGGGAACTCAAAAGGCTATGCATTTTGTGTTTATCAAGATCTTTCAGTTACAGACATAGCTTGTGCTGCTCTGAATGGCATTAAAATGGGTGATAAAACTCTCACTGTTAGGCGTGCCAACCAGGGCACCAACCAACCAAAACCTGAGCAAGAGAATGTGCTATTGCATGCCCAGCAGCAGATTGCATTGCAG AGGCTTATGTTACAGCCACAGCAACAGCCTGTGCCCACAAAAGTTGTATGCCTAACTCAAGTAGTTACTGGAGATGAGCTGAAGGATGATGACGAGTATGAAGACATTTTGGAAGACATGAGAACAGAAGCCGGGAAATTTG GTCAACTGGTTAATGTTGTGATCCCGCGCCCAAGACCAAACGGTGAAAATGCACCAGGAGTTGGGAAG GTGTTCTTGGAGTATGCAGACACTGAAGGTTCTTCAAAAGCTCGAGCGGGGATGAACGGGAGGAAATTTGACGGAAATCAAGTTGTGGCTGTCTTTTATCCAGAGAACAAGTTCTCCCAGGGAGAATATGATGACTAA
- the LOC18099301 gene encoding splicing factor U2af large subunit A isoform X1, translating into MTDYEAERYEGNGGAVFENNSYGADSSPPPRGGDDHSDSKSQHGSRDYERESSKGREKERSRDSDRDRDRDRDRDRDRDRDRDRDRDRDRDREKSRGRDRERDRDKDSDHHRDRHRDRSERRDRGRDRDDDDYYRSRDYDRRRDYDRDSEDRHRRLSRSRSKGRSEHRSRSRSRSRSKSKRMSGFDMAPPSSAILPNAAAAAAASGQIAGTTPPIPGMFPNMFPLGTSQQFGALPVMPVQAMTQQATRHARRVYVGGLPPTANEQSVATFFSQVMAAIGGNTAGPGDAVVNVYINHEKKFAFVEMRSVEEASNAMALDGIIFEGAPVKVRRPSDYNPSLAATLGPSQPNPNLNLSAVGLAPGSAGGLEGPDRIFVGGLPYYFTESQIRELLESFGPLRGFDLVKDRETGNSKGYAFCVYQDLSVTDIACAALNGIKMGDKTLTVRRANQGTNQPKPEQENVLLHAQQQIALQRLMLQPQQQPVPTKVVCLTQVVTGDELKDDDEYEDILEDMRTEAGKFGQLVNVVIPRPRPNGENAPGVGKVFLEYADTEGSSKARAGMNGRKFDGNQVVAVFYPENKFSQGEYDD; encoded by the exons ATGACTGATTACGAAGCTGAGAGATACGAAGGTAACGGCGGTGCTGTTTTCGAAAACAACAGCTACGGTGCCGATTCCTCTCCTCCGCCACGCGGCGGCGATGATCACAGCGATTCCAAGTCTCAG CATGGGTCTCGTGACTACGAGAGGGAGTCTTCAAAAGGCagggagaaagagagaagcAGAGATAGTGACAGGGACAGGGACAGGGACAGGGACAGGGACAGGGACAGGGACAGGGACAGGGACAGGGACAGGGACAGGGACAGGGATAGGGAGAAAAGCAGGGGCAGGGATAGGGAAAGGGACCGAGACAAGGATAGTGATCATCATCGTGATCGACATAGAGATCGCAGTGAAAGAAGGGATCGGGGCCGAGATAGGGATGATGATGATTACTACCGAAGCCGAGATTATGACAG GCGGAGAGATTATGATAGAGACAGTGAAGACAGACATAGACGCTTGTCACGATCTCGTTCAAAAGGTAGATCTGAGCACAGATCAAGGTCACGCTCACGATCACGCTCTAAGAG CAAAAGGATGAGCGGTTTTGATATGGCTCCTCCTTCTTCTGCAATATTGCCTAATGCTGCCGCTGCTGCTGCCGCTTCAG GCCAGATTGCTGGGACCACTCCTCCCATTCCTGGAATGTTTCCCAACATGTTTCCATTAGGGACTAGTCAG CAGTTTGGTGCTCTCCCTGTTATGCCAGTTCAGGCTATGACTCAACAG GCTACTAGGCATGCTCGGCGGGTCTATGTTGGAGGGCTTCCACCTACAGCCAATGAACAG TCTGTGGCTACCTTTTTTAGCCAGGTTATGGCTGCAATTGGAGGGAACACTGCAGGCCCAG GGGATGCTGTTGTTAATGTTTAtataaaccatgaaaagaagtTTGCATTTGTGGAGATGAGATCTGTTGAGGAGGCCAGTAATGCAATGGCTTTGGATGGGATTATTTTTGAG GGAGCACCTGTTAAGGTGAGGAGACCTAGTGACTATAATCCATCTCTGGCTGCAACACTTGGTCCAAGCCAACCCAATCCCAATCTTAATCTATCTGCAGTGGGCCTTGCTCCGGGTTCGGCTGGTGGACTCGAGGGTCCAGACCGCATTTTTGTGGGTGGACTTCCGTATTACTTCACAGAATCACAGATCAGGGAGTTGTTGGAGTCTTTTGGACCCCTCCGTGGTTTTGATCTTGTAAAAGACAGAGAAACTGGGAACTCAAAAGGCTATGCATTTTGTGTTTATCAAGATCTTTCAGTTACAGACATAGCTTGTGCTGCTCTGAATGGCATTAAAATGGGTGATAAAACTCTCACTGTTAGGCGTGCCAACCAGGGCACCAACCAACCAAAACCTGAGCAAGAGAATGTGCTATTGCATGCCCAGCAGCAGATTGCATTGCAG AGGCTTATGTTACAGCCACAGCAACAGCCTGTGCCCACAAAAGTTGTATGCCTAACTCAAGTAGTTACTGGAGATGAGCTGAAGGATGATGACGAGTATGAAGACATTTTGGAAGACATGAGAACAGAAGCCGGGAAATTTG GTCAACTGGTTAATGTTGTGATCCCGCGCCCAAGACCAAACGGTGAAAATGCACCAGGAGTTGGGAAG GTGTTCTTGGAGTATGCAGACACTGAAGGTTCTTCAAAAGCTCGAGCGGGGATGAACGGGAGGAAATTTGACGGAAATCAAGTTGTGGCTGTCTTTTATCCAGAGAACAAGTTCTCCCAGGGAGAATATGATGACTAA
- the LOC18099301 gene encoding splicing factor U2af large subunit B isoform X4 — MTDYEAERYEGNGGAVFENNSYGADSSPPPRGGDDHSDSKSQHGSRDYERESSKGREKERSRDSDRDRDRDRDRDRDRDRDRDRDRDRDRDREKSRGRDRERDRDKDSDHHRDRHRDRSERRDRGRDRDDDDYYRSRDYDRRRDYDRDSEDRHRRLSRSRSKGRSEHRSRSRSRSRSKSKRMSGFDMAPPSSAILPNAAAAAAASGQIAGTTPPIPGMFPNMFPLGTSQQFGALPVMPVQAMTQQATRHARRVYVGGLPPTANEQSVATFFSQVMAAIGGNTAGPGDAVVNVYINHEKKFAFVEMRSVEEASNAMALDGIIFEGAPVKVRRPSDYNPSLAATLGPSQPNPNLNLSAVGLAPGSAGGLEGPDRIFVGGLPYYFTESQIRELLESFGPLRGFDLVKDRETGNSKGYAFCVYQDLSVTDIACAALNGIKMGDKTLTVRRANQGTNQPKPEQENVLLHAQQQIALQRLMLQPQQQPVPTKVVCLTQVVTGDELKDDDEYEDILEDMRTEAGKFAFSSPTFCYKESSLTYTDRRLHNPQFIFT; from the exons ATGACTGATTACGAAGCTGAGAGATACGAAGGTAACGGCGGTGCTGTTTTCGAAAACAACAGCTACGGTGCCGATTCCTCTCCTCCGCCACGCGGCGGCGATGATCACAGCGATTCCAAGTCTCAG CATGGGTCTCGTGACTACGAGAGGGAGTCTTCAAAAGGCagggagaaagagagaagcAGAGATAGTGACAGGGACAGGGACAGGGACAGGGACAGGGACAGGGACAGGGACAGGGACAGGGACAGGGACAGGGACAGGGACAGGGATAGGGAGAAAAGCAGGGGCAGGGATAGGGAAAGGGACCGAGACAAGGATAGTGATCATCATCGTGATCGACATAGAGATCGCAGTGAAAGAAGGGATCGGGGCCGAGATAGGGATGATGATGATTACTACCGAAGCCGAGATTATGACAG GCGGAGAGATTATGATAGAGACAGTGAAGACAGACATAGACGCTTGTCACGATCTCGTTCAAAAGGTAGATCTGAGCACAGATCAAGGTCACGCTCACGATCACGCTCTAAGAG CAAAAGGATGAGCGGTTTTGATATGGCTCCTCCTTCTTCTGCAATATTGCCTAATGCTGCCGCTGCTGCTGCCGCTTCAG GCCAGATTGCTGGGACCACTCCTCCCATTCCTGGAATGTTTCCCAACATGTTTCCATTAGGGACTAGTCAG CAGTTTGGTGCTCTCCCTGTTATGCCAGTTCAGGCTATGACTCAACAG GCTACTAGGCATGCTCGGCGGGTCTATGTTGGAGGGCTTCCACCTACAGCCAATGAACAG TCTGTGGCTACCTTTTTTAGCCAGGTTATGGCTGCAATTGGAGGGAACACTGCAGGCCCAG GGGATGCTGTTGTTAATGTTTAtataaaccatgaaaagaagtTTGCATTTGTGGAGATGAGATCTGTTGAGGAGGCCAGTAATGCAATGGCTTTGGATGGGATTATTTTTGAG GGAGCACCTGTTAAGGTGAGGAGACCTAGTGACTATAATCCATCTCTGGCTGCAACACTTGGTCCAAGCCAACCCAATCCCAATCTTAATCTATCTGCAGTGGGCCTTGCTCCGGGTTCGGCTGGTGGACTCGAGGGTCCAGACCGCATTTTTGTGGGTGGACTTCCGTATTACTTCACAGAATCACAGATCAGGGAGTTGTTGGAGTCTTTTGGACCCCTCCGTGGTTTTGATCTTGTAAAAGACAGAGAAACTGGGAACTCAAAAGGCTATGCATTTTGTGTTTATCAAGATCTTTCAGTTACAGACATAGCTTGTGCTGCTCTGAATGGCATTAAAATGGGTGATAAAACTCTCACTGTTAGGCGTGCCAACCAGGGCACCAACCAACCAAAACCTGAGCAAGAGAATGTGCTATTGCATGCCCAGCAGCAGATTGCATTGCAG AGGCTTATGTTACAGCCACAGCAACAGCCTGTGCCCACAAAAGTTGTATGCCTAACTCAAGTAGTTACTGGAGATGAGCTGAAGGATGATGACGAGTATGAAGACATTTTGGAAGACATGAGAACAGAAGCCGGGAAATTTG CCTTTTCTAGTCCCACATTCTGCTATAAAGAATCAAGCCTAACATACACAGACAGAAGACTTCATAACCCCCAATTTATATTTACTTGA
- the LOC18099300 gene encoding pentatricopeptide repeat-containing protein At4g36680, mitochondrial, giving the protein MASTLRHFSTNITTTQKISISISKAKSKLRTEHDPDKALAIYSAASNNDSSPAASRYAQDLTVRRLATSHRFTDIESLIESRKTDPKIKQEPFLSSLIRSYGVAGMFDQAMKTYHQMDQLGTPRSSISFNALLSACVQSRLYNKVPGLFDEISEKYRVLPDKVSYGILVKSYCEDGKPDKANEVLREMEKKGVEVTTVVYTTLLNCLYSKGKNEEAERFWHAMVKRGCELDAAVYNVKISNAMKQGPERVKELIEDMENSALKPDTISYNYLITSYCMTGMMEDAKKVYEGLEGYGCKANAATFRTLVFHLCKNGEYEKGYRLFKESVRVHRIPDFNTLKYLAEGLAEKKKMKEAKGLIRTMKKKFPPNLLNAWKKVEESLGLHSTEEDKEVKEATA; this is encoded by the coding sequence ATGGCGTCCACTCTCCGCCACTTCTCCACCAACATCACCACCACCCAGAAaatctccatctccatctccaaAGCCAAATCAAAACTCCGCACTGAACACGACCCAGACAAAGCACTAGCCATCTACTCCGCTGCTTCTAATAACGACTCCTCCCCTGCGGCTTCTCGCTATGCTCAAGACCTCACCGTCCGCCGTCTCGCCACATCCCACCGTTTCACCGACATCGAGTCCTTAATAGAATCCCGCAAAACGGACcccaaaatcaaacaagaaCCCTTCCTTTCATCATTAATTAGATCGTACGGGGTTGCTGGAATGTTTGATCAGGCCATGAAAACTTATCACCAAATGGACCAATTGGGTACCCCTCGatcttctatttcttttaatgCTTTATTATCTGCTTGCGTTCAATCCAGACTTTATAATAAAGTCCCAGGGCTGTTTGATGAAATTAGTGAGAAATATAGGGTCTTGCCTGATAAGGTCTCGTATGGGATTTTAGTCAAGTCTTATTGTGAGGATGGGAAACCAGATAAGGCGAATGAGGTACTGAGGgaaatggaaaagaaaggaGTGGAAGTTACGACCGTTGTTTATACAACACTTTTGAATTGTTTGTATTCGAAGGGAAAGAATGAGGAGGCGGAGAGATTTTGGCATGCAATGGTCAAAAGAGGGTGTGAGTTGGATGCTGCAGTGTATAATGTGAAGATTAGCAATGCTATGAAACAGGGGCCGGAGAGAGTGAAGGAGTTGATTGAGGACATGGAGAATTCTGCGTTAAAACCCGATACGATCAGTTATAATTATTTGATCACTAGTTATTGCATGACCGGGATGATGGAGGATGCGAAGAAGGTTTATGAGGGGCTGGAGGGATATGGGTGTAAAGCAAATGCAGCAACATTTAGAACTTTGGTTTTTCACTTGTGTAAGAATGGAGAATATGAGAAAGGGTATAGGTTATTCAAGGAGAGTGTTAGGGTGCATAGGATTCCGGATTTTAATACATTGAAATATTTGGCGGAGGGGTTGgcggagaagaagaagatgaaggaagCAAAAGGATTGATTCGAACAATGAAGAAAAAGTTCCCTCCTAATTTACTGAATGCATGGAAGAAAGTGGAGGAAAGTCTTGGTTTGCATTCTACCGAGGAGGACAAGGAAGTTAAGGAGGCCACAGCTTAG